From Zerene cesonia ecotype Mississippi chromosome 13, Zerene_cesonia_1.1, whole genome shotgun sequence, the proteins below share one genomic window:
- the LOC119831570 gene encoding cuticle protein 19-like, protein MCYIASVVLIAVLGFTDAVPKISAVINPAFDPGYNAYYERPQYAFNYGVADPSTGDVKSQHETRDGDVVKGQYSLVEPDGSIRTVDYTADSVHGFNALVSKSGPSLHPAPQVHRQQFQPVVQYVAKPVPVPVQYPKQFEPQVYPSPAPFLYPRVVGQFPDYDGFERFDGPPQQFF, encoded by the exons atgtGTTACATAGCGAGTGTTGTTTTGATAGCAGTGTTGGGATTTACTGATGCTGTTCCGAAAATAAGTGCCGTAATCAATCCAGCTTTTGATCCGGGATATAATGCATATTAT GAAAGACCGCAATATGCTTTCAACTACGGAGTAGCCGATCCTTCAACAGGGGATGTTAAATCGCAACATGAAACGAGAGATGGTGATGTTGTTAAAG GTCAATATTCACTCGTCGAACCTGACGGCTCCATCAGAACTGTAGACTACACAGCAGACTCAGTACACGGATTCAACGCTTTGGTGTCAAAGAGTGGTCCCAGCCTACACCCCGCACCGCAAGTGCACAGACAGCAATTTCAGCCTGTAGTACAGTATGTCGCGAAACCTGTGCCTGTGCCTGTACAGTATCCGAAACAATTCGAGCCGCAGGTTTATCCTTCACCAGCACCATTTT TATATCCAAGAGTGGTTGGTCAATTTCCTGACTACGATGGGTTTGAAAGGTTCGATGGACCACCTCAACAATTCTTTTAG
- the LOC119831321 gene encoding voltage-dependent calcium channel subunit alpha-2/delta-4-like, whose product MAALMPKKMKNESLIGDVLAYSVNLLKKQRTLDRPPSCQQAIVMVTDSLCINYTTLMRQLDPEGKIRLFVMWLHDQFGLRDNTRLYGGELSCERDGYFAELISDYDVTEQVMKILRVLERPLVGQRKHRLRVYSDIYAHIEDPRRGEFHWQQKENTEQVYRYKELRKNKDKFLKNAYKDYQRMDTLEKYGQYYEMEDMNYRLQISVSVPVFESTTVENITIQLDEEKQRNSTRTYPVNRLLGVAGVDIPLDHLKLILPYYLTGASGSLFILDHRGNIVLHNNTKPVFDGDILRPGYRTVDFLDVEQPGIDHLPRDYPQDWLDFRKAIVNDEPSGYRTMYAKSIFEGGMRVLLEMKDYYWKRIHNHYTLVVSLPKYNLLHAVPEGEFTQQLGEEALKALSGTDFAIHPEWLYCRHIDPHFDSRELELLHFLRRRRDEPNFAMLKLKHLYSPITPTLLEKTYQCNEELMISLSKEAIATLKWAQEHEDPDTDRECSACLLGSNTAFFASESGLTRWQLYHATSAHADPPEGYVWPLGPAEAWYRRASAQPDTLIVHAPIPPVRVLRNTESTLPPLGPRWQWLTAARTLGHPTKQGIIGVAGYHFYPKHLDDLLESITNFPCALDDESKCEPRCDNKNWTCVIIDDAGWIIADQGEEDAMNRHLANEYPAAMQALLNASVFKVRWVHDYQGVCFPPKDEPIYAAAPRLSSIVMSMWTSLQHLMYSSRELFTILTLSMTNNDVHCDTEVEKQKRRRRLRRDFEREKFERLHDDRVIINRTRFAACDRTRPLYELQRNKKAIEALNRPAKPCLWPLVATEVPRTNLILMAIYKHCPYTGKPLNNSLHNEPVQMPQDSKVLGSASRLACWRNQVPLLGRAPHTTCYEHNYAFEDGYRQCGPWLPDPEESNGSAIRFTKMLLCCLIALHIIITNL is encoded by the coding sequence ATGGCTGCTCTCATGccaaagaaaatgaaaaatgaatcatTAATTGGAGATGTACTAGCATACTCCGTTAATTTACTTAAGAAACAACGAACATTAGATAGACCTCCCTCATGTCAGCAAGCTATCGTAATGGTCACAGACAGtttgtgtataaattatactacTTTAATGCGTCAACTTGATCCCGAAGGAAAAATTAGACTTTTTGTCATGTGGCTTCATGACCAATTTGGTTTGCGAGACAACACTCGTTTATATGGAGGCGAACTAAGTTGCGAACGCGATGGCTATTTTGCAGAATTAATATCAGACTATGATGTAACAGAGCAGGTCATGAAAATACTACGTGTGCTTGAACGTCCATTGGTCGGTCAAAGGAAACATAGGCTTAGAGTTTATAGCGATATTTATGCTCATATAGAAGATCCGAGGCGTGGTGAATTTCATTGGCAACAAAAAGAGAACACTGAACAAGTATATCGTTATAAAGAgcttagaaaaaataaagataaatttctaaaaaatgcttataaagATTATCAACGTATGGACACATTGGAAAAGTATGGTCAATACTACGAGATGGAAGATATGAACTATAGATTGCAAATTAGCGTTTCTGTTCCAGTTTTTGAAAGCACAACTGTAGAAAACATAACCATTCAATTAGACgaagaaaaacaaagaaattctACTAGAACTTACCCCGTAAATAGATTATTAGGGGTAGCTGGGGTCGATATTCCTCTTGATCaccttaaattaatattaccttATTATCTTACAGGCGCAAGTGgatctttgtttattttagatcACAGGGGAAATATCGTTCTacacaataatacaaaacctGTTTTTGACGGCGACATATTAAGACCAGGGTATCGTACGGTTGATTTCTTGGATGTTGAACAACCAGGAATAGATCATTTACCAAGAGACTATCCTCAAGATTGGCTCGACTTTCGTAAAGCCATTGTTAACGATGAACCTTCTGGATATAGAACAATGTATGCTAAAAGTATATTTGAAGGTGGAATGAGAGTTCTTCTAGAGATGAAAGATTATTATTGGAAGCGCATTCATAATCACTACACTCTTGTCGTTTCTTTGCCTAAATATAACCTTCTTCATGCTGTCCCTGAAGGTGAATTTACGCAGCAATTGGGGGAAGAAGCCCTAAAAGCTCTATCTGGAACAGATTTTGCGATTCACCCGGAATGGTTATATTGTAGACATATTGATCCCCATTTTGATTCTCGTGAGTTGGAATTGCTTCATTTTCTTAGACGTCGTCGAGATGAACCAAATTTTGCAATGCTGaagttaaaacatttatattctcCAATAACCCCAACTTTGCTTGAAAAAACTTACCAATGTAATGAAGAACTAATGATAAGTTTAAGTAAAGAAGCTATAGCGACTCTAAAATGGGCACAAGAACATGAAGATCCTGATACTGATCGGGAATGTTCTGCTTGTCTACTTGGATCCAATACAGCCTTCTTTGCATCGGAAAGTGGCTTAACTCGTTGGCAACTGTACCATGCAACGAGTGCACATGCAGATCCACCAGAAGGATACGTATGGCCACTAGGTCCTGCAGAAGCATGGTACCGTAGAGCTAGCGCACAACCTGATACTCTTATTGTACATGCGCCTATACCCCCTGTGAGAGTTCTTCGTAATACTGAATCAACATTACCTCCCTTAGGTCCACGTTGGCAATGGTTAACGGCTGCACGAACGCTAGGTCATCCCACAAAACAAGGCATCATAGGAGTAGCAGGATATCACTTTTATCCCAAACATCTTGATGATTTGCTTGAATCCATAACTAATTTTCCATGCGCACTGGATGATGAATCAAAGTGTGAGCCTCgatgtgataataaaaattggaCTTGTGTGATTATTGATGATGCGGGATGGATAATTGCCGATCAAGGGGAAGAAGATGCGATGAATAGGCATCTTGCCAATGAATACCCGGCTGCAATGCAAGCCTTATTAAATGCAAGCGTTTTCAAAGTTCGATGGGTACACGATTACCAAGGTGTCTGTTTCCCACCGAAAGATGAACCTATATACGCGGCAGCACCTCGATTATCTTCAATAGTAATGTCCATGTGGACCTCGTTGCAACATTTGATGTATAGTTCTCGTGAATTGTTTACTATATTAACTTTATCAATGACTAATAATGATGTACACTGTGATACAGAAGTGGAGAAACAGAAACGGCGTCGTCGTTTACGTCGGGATTTCGAAAGAGAAAAATTTGAGCGACTCCACGACGATCGCGTTATTATCAATAGAACGAGATTTGCAGCATGCGATAGGACTAGGCCACTATATGAGTTGCAGCGGAACAAAAAAGCAATCGAGGCATTAAATCGACCAGCAAAGCCGTGTCTGTGGCCATTAGTCGCGACAGAAGTCCCTCGAACTAATCTTATTCTCATGGCAATATACAAACACTGTCCCTATACTGGTAAACCTCTGAATAATTCTCTTCACAATGAGCCAGTACAAATGCCGCAAGACAGTAAGGTGCTGGGGTCAGCAAGCCGACTTGCTTGTTGGCGGAACCAGGTTCCTCTTCTTGGTCGTGCTCCACACACCACCTGTTATGAACACAATTATGCTTTTGAGGATGGCTACAGGCAATGCGGGCCATGGCTTCCAGACCCAGAGGAAAGTAATGGAAGTGCTATTAGATTTACGAAAATGCTATTGTGTTGTTTAATAGCTCTCCACATAATTATTACGAATTTGTAA